TATATCGTTCTCACTTCTCATGtccctttttattcttttaaaactGATACCATTTTGCCTAATATAGAACTCATAAATTAAGTAGATAAGAAGCCATGGAATTGACCAGCCTATTGTTTATAAAAAAGATGACTGGTTCCATTGGTAGGCAAATCAAAATTCCCTATCATCAATGTGGGAAACCCTTTCGACATCCAGAGGAACATctacaacaaaattaaacttAACCTAAAGTTTTACTTTCAATTCGATGGACCATCCAATTCTATACAATAATACAAAGAGCGTACTATTACATGTTTAGGCATTAGTAAAACAGCATCAAATCtaaattaagctaaaattaaggATCCTCAATCTTATGGAAAAGTGTATTGCATAAATATTTCTtcactaaaatattttttatgaaatttagcatttctcaattttatcGAGTGGATGTGACAATAACTAATGTGGCCGGACTTACTCGTACTACCATGACAAGCTATCAGCCTAGTAAAATgggggtgagagagagaagaatatCTGCTCGTgtaaatcaaatttatttttgagtcTCCAAATAGCCGCTATTCACTTCCAAAAACTTCAATACGGAAGTTTGGATATTTAATGTTGatggttattttttaatttttaggactataatttttttcatgcaTGGTGCTGTTTTAAGccatttaataatttaaagttGAGCTTCTTCTTCCGTCTTTCCagattatatatacatatatggatGTATCATTACTAAGTCTGAGCAGGGCTAGAAGTTTACGCGTGATCAATTAATTATTGTAGTTTGTATTCTTCTTGTTCACAACGTTGACTTGGTGTGTGCATGAGAAAAATGCGTACCAGTCAATTTCAGATCACGTATATAAATACACAACTCTTCTTCCTTAACCACGCAGCAACCGATCCAAgagccttcttcttcttcttcttcttcttcttcttcttgacaCGTACGAAATCATTAGTCATGGCTTCCATTCCCACAACCACAAAATTAGTCTTCCTTTTATGCTCACTTCTTGTGGGAATGGCCTCTGCCCAGCTATCCTCTACTTTCTACGATACATCCTGCCCGAAAGCCCTTTCCACCATTAAATCAGCTGTTGCCTCTGCTGTGAAAACAGAGGCACGCATGGGCGCATCGTTGCTCCGCCTTCACTTTCACGATTGCTTTGTTAATGCAAGTCatctctctcaatttctcatTCTAcactatatatttttatctgcTAATTAATATCTGCATGCATGTAACATATAAACTGAATTTAGTCTTGGAAACATAGAAAGTAATTAACAAGTTTGCTTGACGATTCTGTAACTGCAGGGATGTGATGCATCTGTGCTGTTGGATGGCACCGGAGTAGAGAAAACAGCTACGCCCAATGCTGGTTCGCTAAGGGGATTCGATGTAATAGACACCATCAAATCTCAAGTGGAGACCGCATGCCCTGGTGTTGTGTCTTGTGCTGACATCTTAGCCGTTGTTGCCAGGGACTCTGTTGTTGCGGTAAGAGAAATAAAAGTTTCAATATTCACTTTAAAATCATGTTGTTTTGGTACGTAATTTTActcataattaataatattgaaTTGATGAATTCAGCTGGGTGGACCTAGTTGGACAGTTCAGTTGGGCAGAAGAGACTCTACCACCTCAGTTGCAAGTGATGCTAATTCCAACATCCCTGCTCCAACGTTGGATCTTAGTGGCCTTCTAACTTCCTTCTCAAACAAGGGTCTCACCGCCAACGAAATGGTGGCTCTTTCCGGTAAATTCTCTATTTAGCAGATTGCTATAATAATGCCGTAGTATTAAAAATAGCCactaattttcacttttaacaCGCCCGTTTACCATCACACTAACCATATACATGGTAATTAATAAGAAACTAATTAAATAACcccattgttttgtttttaaatttcttcAGGAGCTCACACAATAGGCCAAGCCAGGTGCACAACCTTCCGGGCTAGGGCATACAATGAAACCAACATAGACGCCACTTACAAAACATCACTACAATCAAAATGTCCAAGCACTGGAGGAGACAACAATCTTTCCCCTCTTGATGTCACTTCTCCGACAACCTTTGACAATGCTTACTTCACcaacttgaaaaataataagGGTTTGTTGCACTCTGATCAACAACTCTTTAATGGAGGCTCCACAAACGCTCAAGTCAATACTTACAGCACTAACTCGGCAACTTTCCGAACAGACTTCGCCAATGCCATGATAAAGATGGGCAACCTTAGTCCACTCACTGGCACCAGCGGACAGATTAGAAAAAACTGCAAGGCAGTCAACTAAATCGAGGAACCATGGtgttttttttgcattttcaataataataatggtgtTTGTTTAAATGTTGTCGATATGATTTGGTTTTGTCGTAGTCAATTTCACAACATGCTCGCAGAATCttgttattatatttaattaagacATGTATTGACTATCATATATTATACATCCTCGGTTCTTGTTCTAGTTGAATGttgaattataatattattagatTCAAATCTCGTTCAAGCCTAATAATAAATCCAAATTCATTACCAAATCAACCAAGGAAAGCTCCAAATCCATGTGAGAGAGAATAGGATGGAGATTAACTATTTTATGCttcaaattagaaaatttaACAATATACATAGTAACACgttattttaagattttaaataacatgacaaCATAAATACCCACACACTattaaatgttttaaaatttaatttgaataaacaTGAAATGGAGAAAATCACGTTCCATGTGAGAGAGTTTAACTCGGGTACGGCCGCCCCTCCTTTTTGGAGGAGATCCAGATTCCTTCCGGGCTTTAGGACCCATGTTGCTAGGGAGCTAGATGATTGGTCCAGAATAGAGGGCTTCAGAGGCCCATTTGACAGAACAGGCTAAGCCATGGCCCAACTAAAACGATGTTTTTGTCTGCTTCTTTTGCCTTTATATTCTCAACAGATGCTGCTTTAAAACTTTCGGAGTTCGTAATTTTTAACAAACACAACCACTAGTAATTCTAACAAAGAAGCTAGGAAGCTAttggaatgaaaaataataagtaCAAATTACttgaaaaagaagtaaaaagtgattaaacctattaatttcaaacacaaaatgaagaaataattttttcttccaatcgagaaaagaaaagatatgtcttttttttttttttgacatgtccgcacaagaggggaggggaaattcgaactagtgatcttcgCTTCATTAAAcatggtcctagccgattgagctacctctggggaacaaaagatatatatatatgtcattatgtcttaatgaattttaattttgaaaagattattttccatttttatatcatttttaaaatttattcacAAGTCATATATTTTCAACATACACTCCCACAGAAAATGTATAAAGTCAAAAATATGCATACTTCTTTAATTAGAGTCTTGACCCAAGTAAACTAGTTCTTTGTCCGTTTCTTTTGCCTTTCCGGCACCGCCTCCACAGTGTTGGAAAGCCATCCGTTTTTCAAGCTTGACTACTATGCGAGAAAAACGTTGCTCACCTCAGATTCAGAAAATCAGCATTCTCAGCCATCCTTTGATTTCAAACATGATTGTTAATTTGCTGCATgttcgagagagagagaaattaagtCTAGCTCTAGCACTGTGGCTTTGTGGCCCATAAAACTAAGTCATCAACTCAAACTACAAGTTGTCTACGTAAGAAATTATCGAAGCTTTCCGAAACACAAACAG
Above is a genomic segment from Corylus avellana chromosome ca9, CavTom2PMs-1.0 containing:
- the LOC132192190 gene encoding cationic peroxidase 1-like; the encoded protein is MASIPTTTKLVFLLCSLLVGMASAQLSSTFYDTSCPKALSTIKSAVASAVKTEARMGASLLRLHFHDCFVNGCDASVLLDGTGVEKTATPNAGSLRGFDVIDTIKSQVETACPGVVSCADILAVVARDSVVALGGPSWTVQLGRRDSTTSVASDANSNIPAPTLDLSGLLTSFSNKGLTANEMVALSGAHTIGQARCTTFRARAYNETNIDATYKTSLQSKCPSTGGDNNLSPLDVTSPTTFDNAYFTNLKNNKGLLHSDQQLFNGGSTNAQVNTYSTNSATFRTDFANAMIKMGNLSPLTGTSGQIRKNCKAVN